From the genome of Clostridium sp. BNL1100, one region includes:
- a CDS encoding M50 family metallopeptidase produces the protein MKQTGRFLIIFGSLMILWNTFLIKPIKLFTVFLHELGHAFMAIATGSGITELKIYFNESGHVMSLPKSWWSAFLIANGGYLGSVLFAILILVLKNTRFRKYIIGVIAIIFLGFTFRYSGIASFTMLYSVIFAVFALILYMIQNDTLNQWVIEIIGIGSVTYAIYDTLVDTVIMQLNYQFGLFRMGSMPVTDAVSLSRLTHIPAIVWGMIWVGISIFAVYSVFLKSKSKPSRKKY, from the coding sequence TTGAAGCAAACAGGAAGATTTTTGATAATATTCGGTTCACTTATGATATTATGGAATACATTTTTGATTAAGCCCATAAAATTGTTTACTGTTTTTCTCCATGAGTTGGGGCATGCTTTTATGGCTATTGCCACCGGCAGCGGTATAACTGAGCTTAAAATATATTTTAATGAAAGCGGGCATGTCATGTCACTTCCCAAAAGCTGGTGGTCAGCCTTTCTTATCGCCAATGGAGGTTATTTGGGAAGTGTTCTTTTTGCAATTCTGATACTGGTTCTTAAAAATACCCGTTTCAGAAAATACATAATAGGGGTCATAGCCATTATATTTCTTGGATTTACATTCAGATATTCCGGTATTGCGTCATTTACAATGCTTTACTCAGTAATATTTGCTGTTTTTGCACTCATACTTTATATGATTCAGAATGACACCCTAAACCAATGGGTAATTGAGATAATTGGTATTGGAAGTGTTACATATGCAATATATGACACGCTGGTGGATACCGTGATAATGCAGCTTAATTATCAGTTTGGCCTTTTCAGAATGGGCAGTATGCCGGTAACTGATGCTGTATCTTTATCCAGACTAACTCATATTCCAGCAATAGTTTGGGGTATGATTTGGGTAGGTATATCCATTTTTGCGGTGTATTCTGTTTTTTTAAAGAGCAAAAGTAAGCCTTCACGGAAAAAATATTGA
- a CDS encoding histidine kinase encodes MKDNFFFGLFRKFSFYSIRSKMTICFLALGLIPILIFGLISYHLYLQNLHKNVSSYSEQVIERVDKNLETYISDIENIMRLRSNYYFQQYSKLNEAGDIEGNRKYTVRIWETFDSLKQMKTDLVDIRYMSPSGSAISCYGRYWGDITTEPLYRELVTKKKDVVAIQPPHLNILNKKVFSIGQAVNRTVKGDMGIMAIDIDVNFLKKICSDIKLGETGFVFFEKDGEVVFTPQSSDKHGFSNIITQNPKLMDSRDGSLVDSINNTNYIITYKTSAITGWKIIGVTPEAEMTREVSTLRGVFFWLITLIIIIILLLTIYLTSVLTNPMRKLRSIMKQASENDLSIYADIRTRDEIGQLASSFNKMMNQIRELMDKVKDDQQKIRVMEMKAMQELIKPHFVYNTLDSIIGLLEQNRNDDAIDIVDSLGKFFRTSLSHGREVVFIREEIDHIRSYLMIQQFRFSYKFDYLFEIDDEIYNFRTVKLILQPLVENSIYHGIRNLDKKGLIVINGYLKDDQIIFEISDNGEGIGEEKTEQLNRIMAGEEEVEDQNMYFGIRNVNERIKLNFGSEYGLKYQSKVSVGTKVVVNIPQIGR; translated from the coding sequence ATGAAGGACAACTTTTTTTTCGGTTTGTTCAGAAAGTTCAGTTTTTACAGTATAAGATCCAAAATGACCATTTGTTTTCTGGCTTTGGGTCTTATTCCTATTCTTATTTTTGGACTTATTTCATACCATCTTTATTTGCAAAACCTCCACAAAAATGTATCAAGCTATTCGGAACAGGTAATAGAAAGAGTTGACAAAAATCTGGAAACTTACATCAGTGATATTGAAAATATTATGCGGTTAAGAAGCAATTATTACTTTCAACAATATTCAAAATTAAATGAAGCAGGGGATATAGAAGGAAACAGAAAATACACAGTAAGAATATGGGAAACATTTGACAGTCTTAAACAAATGAAAACAGATTTGGTTGACATAAGATATATGTCTCCCTCCGGAAGTGCTATAAGTTGTTACGGCAGGTACTGGGGAGATATAACAACTGAACCGTTATATCGCGAATTGGTTACCAAAAAAAAGGATGTTGTAGCTATACAGCCGCCACATTTGAATATTCTGAATAAAAAAGTATTTTCCATCGGTCAGGCAGTGAACCGCACTGTAAAAGGAGATATGGGAATTATGGCTATTGATATAGACGTTAATTTCCTGAAAAAAATCTGTAGTGATATTAAGCTGGGTGAAACAGGTTTTGTTTTCTTTGAAAAGGATGGTGAAGTGGTATTTACCCCACAGAGCTCGGATAAGCACGGATTTTCAAATATAATAACTCAAAATCCTAAGCTTATGGATAGCAGAGATGGAAGCCTTGTAGACAGCATAAACAACACAAATTATATCATTACTTATAAGACATCTGCCATTACCGGGTGGAAAATCATAGGAGTTACTCCTGAAGCTGAGATGACCAGAGAAGTCAGTACGCTAAGAGGGGTATTTTTCTGGCTTATAACCTTGATAATCATTATAATTTTACTGCTTACCATATATCTTACCTCTGTTCTGACAAATCCAATGAGGAAGCTGAGGAGCATCATGAAACAAGCTTCTGAAAATGATCTGTCTATTTATGCGGATATAAGAACCAGGGATGAAATAGGGCAGCTGGCAAGCAGTTTTAATAAAATGATGAATCAGATAAGGGAGCTTATGGATAAAGTCAAAGACGATCAACAGAAAATAAGAGTTATGGAAATGAAGGCAATGCAGGAGCTTATTAAGCCACATTTTGTTTACAATACTCTTGATTCTATTATCGGACTTCTTGAACAGAATAGGAATGATGATGCTATAGATATTGTTGATTCCCTGGGCAAGTTCTTTAGAACAAGCCTTAGCCACGGAAGGGAAGTTGTTTTTATAAGGGAAGAAATTGACCACATCAGAAGCTATCTTATGATACAGCAATTTAGATTTTCCTACAAATTTGACTATTTGTTTGAGATAGATGATGAAATTTACAATTTTAGAACTGTTAAGTTAATACTACAGCCACTTGTTGAGAATTCTATATATCATGGTATAAGAAATCTGGATAAAAAAGGTCTTATAGTTATAAACGGCTATTTAAAGGATGACCAGATTATATTTGAAATCTCAGATAACGGTGAAGGGATAGGCGAAGAAAAAACTGAGCAGCTTAACCGAATAATGGCGGGGGAAGAAGAGGTTGAGGATCAGAACATGTATTTTGGTATTAGAAATGTAAATGAACGCATAAAATTGAATTTTGGAAGTGAGTACGGCTTAAAATACCAAAGCAAGGTATCTGTAGGTACAAAAGTAGTGGTAAATATTCCGCAGATAGGTAGGTGA
- a CDS encoding response regulator, producing the protein MFRLLVVEDEEMIRNKIIYNTNWKEHGFVEVFQAANGIEALDIVRKNNIDIVITDIQMPEMNGIELIREIKSLNRGIKCIIITAYAEFEYAKESVKLNVNDYILKPFKSKDLLDIVKKLSEEIIRERNERVEVENLRRQLRENKKALREKLFNDLLSNSYIGDIESDLNYLELSKIKDRDYFIAVININNFMELIKEEDEEQKYIVNLSFYNLVTKFLSSFGTDSSNTYEDKLIYSVINYKIDQLVIAVYDDIDKIIPAFEDLIKSGRQELGFSITIGIGNKYKNFIDVHISYREACSAALLDRVYGREIVYIFNDLNFGNTVYSKQLHILGDTKLYDDLKIGAFPEIKNDIVDIITQIKSSKLELDAINTIIYNIVLLSCKTINELGYDVFEIMGEDFNLHFDVKEINNLVQLEEWLLSFFYKVNEYINQKRSNRNEKLLSKVKDYVDRNYNENITLTSISKGFGISSGYLSVLFNDHIGQNFIDYLTNLRIQSAKNLLKSTDLKIYEIADRVGYRDAYYFSTAFKKIVGINPTDYREKLNMLE; encoded by the coding sequence ATGTTCAGGCTTTTAGTTGTTGAAGATGAAGAAATGATAAGGAACAAAATAATATACAATACAAATTGGAAAGAACACGGATTTGTTGAGGTTTTTCAAGCAGCAAACGGTATAGAGGCCCTTGATATTGTCAGAAAAAATAACATTGATATAGTAATTACTGACATACAAATGCCCGAAATGAACGGCATTGAGCTTATCAGAGAGATAAAAAGCCTTAATCGGGGTATCAAGTGTATAATTATTACTGCATACGCAGAGTTTGAGTATGCAAAGGAGTCGGTCAAGCTGAATGTTAATGATTATATCCTTAAACCCTTTAAGTCCAAGGATCTGTTAGATATTGTAAAAAAACTCTCCGAGGAAATTATAAGGGAGAGGAACGAGCGCGTAGAAGTTGAAAACCTGAGAAGGCAGTTAAGAGAAAATAAGAAAGCCTTACGTGAAAAACTCTTCAATGATTTATTAAGCAACAGCTATATCGGCGATATAGAGAGTGACTTGAATTATCTTGAGCTTTCAAAAATAAAGGACCGGGATTACTTTATTGCAGTAATAAATATTAATAATTTTATGGAGCTTATTAAAGAAGAGGATGAGGAGCAGAAATATATAGTAAATCTGTCCTTTTACAACCTCGTTACCAAGTTTCTTTCATCCTTCGGAACAGATTCATCCAATACCTATGAAGACAAGCTTATTTATTCTGTTATAAATTATAAAATAGATCAGCTTGTTATTGCTGTTTATGATGATATAGATAAAATTATTCCGGCTTTCGAAGACTTAATTAAGTCAGGCAGACAGGAACTGGGATTTTCCATAACTATTGGTATCGGGAATAAGTATAAAAACTTTATAGATGTGCATATTTCTTACAGAGAAGCTTGTTCTGCGGCCTTGCTTGACCGTGTATACGGAAGGGAAATAGTTTATATTTTCAATGACCTTAATTTTGGTAATACGGTTTACAGTAAACAACTTCATATTCTTGGAGATACAAAGCTGTATGATGACCTTAAAATAGGTGCGTTTCCCGAAATAAAAAATGATATTGTTGACATTATTACACAGATTAAGAGCTCCAAACTTGAGTTGGATGCTATAAATACCATTATTTATAATATAGTACTTTTATCCTGCAAAACTATAAATGAGTTGGGCTATGATGTTTTTGAAATAATGGGCGAGGATTTCAACCTTCATTTTGATGTAAAGGAAATAAATAATCTGGTACAGCTTGAAGAATGGCTGCTCAGCTTTTTTTATAAAGTTAATGAATATATTAATCAAAAAAGAAGTAACAGAAATGAAAAGCTGCTTTCGAAAGTAAAGGATTATGTGGATAGGAATTATAATGAAAACATAACCCTCACAAGTATTTCAAAGGGTTTTGGGATTAGTTCCGGTTACCTTAGTGTACTGTTCAATGATCATATCGGACAGAATTTTATAGATTATCTTACTAACCTAAGAATTCAAAGTGCTAAAAATCTGCTTAAAAGTACAGACCTTAAAATTTATGAAATTGCAGACAGGGTTGGTTACCGTGATGCATATTATTTTAGTACGGCGTTCAAAAAAATTGTGGGAATAAATCCTACCGACTATAGAGAAAAGCTGAATATGCTTGAATAG
- the rpsT gene encoding 30S ribosomal protein S20 yields the protein MPNIKSAIKRVKVIETKTLKNTIRKSALKTTVKKCKEAIATGENKTDAYKAATKALDKAAAKNLMHKNTAARKKSRLAKALNAAK from the coding sequence GTGCCAAACATTAAATCTGCTATAAAGAGAGTTAAAGTAATTGAGACTAAGACTTTGAAGAACACTATCAGAAAGTCTGCACTCAAGACTACTGTTAAAAAGTGTAAGGAAGCTATCGCTACTGGTGAAAATAAAACAGACGCTTATAAAGCAGCTACAAAGGCTTTAGATAAAGCCGCAGCAAAGAACTTAATGCATAAAAACACCGCTGCGAGAAAGAAATCCAGATTAGCAAAAGCCTTAAATGCAGCAAAATAA
- the hemW gene encoding radical SAM family heme chaperone HemW yields MLYRDNAGLYIHVPFCSSKCNYCDFNSYAGKINLAENYFKSMKKEIELYKENMKDYLIHTIFIGGGTPSAVNDRYISEILEKCRTEFNISANCEISIESNPGTLSIEKLKAYKNAGINRISMGLQAHQDKLLKYLGRCHSHKDFSQSVKNARDAGFENINADVIFGIPGQTLDDWKETLGYLISLGINHISAYSLKIEEGTKFGSMEEEGVLVPVEDELDREMYHYAVDYLSEKGLKQYEISNFAKEGYECKHNLTYWKCVDYLGLGAGAHSCLKDIRFSNEVSIEGYIDYLKREDKPVYEEFPLELTDKMSEYMFLGLRLTKGVTGKEFFQRFNQNLFTKYNDSLERLKNKGLIEITGDSVKLTRLGFDLANQVFVEFV; encoded by the coding sequence TTGCTTTATAGGGATAATGCAGGTTTATATATCCATGTGCCCTTTTGCAGTTCGAAATGTAATTACTGTGATTTTAACTCCTATGCTGGAAAGATTAATCTTGCTGAGAATTACTTTAAATCCATGAAAAAAGAAATCGAGCTTTATAAAGAAAATATGAAAGATTATCTAATCCATACGATATTTATAGGTGGTGGTACGCCTTCAGCTGTTAATGATAGATATATTTCTGAAATACTGGAAAAATGCAGGACTGAGTTTAATATATCCGCTAATTGTGAAATAAGTATAGAAAGCAACCCCGGTACGTTAAGCATAGAAAAACTAAAGGCTTATAAAAATGCAGGTATAAATAGAATAAGTATGGGATTACAGGCACACCAGGACAAGCTTCTTAAATACCTTGGAAGATGCCATAGCCACAAGGATTTTTCTCAAAGTGTAAAAAATGCAAGAGATGCCGGTTTTGAAAATATTAATGCGGATGTTATTTTTGGAATTCCCGGACAGACCCTTGATGACTGGAAAGAAACCCTTGGATATTTAATTTCTTTGGGTATCAACCATATTTCAGCTTACAGTCTTAAAATTGAAGAGGGTACCAAATTTGGCAGTATGGAGGAAGAAGGCGTTCTTGTTCCGGTGGAAGACGAGCTTGACAGAGAAATGTATCATTATGCAGTTGATTACCTAAGTGAAAAGGGATTAAAGCAGTATGAAATATCCAATTTTGCAAAAGAGGGGTATGAATGTAAGCACAATCTGACATATTGGAAGTGTGTGGACTACCTTGGCTTGGGTGCAGGGGCACATTCATGTTTAAAGGACATAAGATTTTCAAACGAAGTTTCCATAGAGGGATATATAGATTATCTGAAACGTGAGGACAAGCCTGTATATGAGGAATTTCCACTTGAATTAACAGATAAAATGTCTGAGTACATGTTTCTGGGATTACGGTTAACAAAAGGGGTGACAGGAAAAGAATTCTTTCAGCGTTTTAATCAGAACTTATTTACAAAATATAATGATTCTCTTGAAAGGCTTAAGAACAAAGGACTTATTGAGATAACAGGTGATTCCGTTAAATTAACAAGACTTGGTTTTGACTTGGCTAATCAGGTGTTTGTAGAATTTGTATGA
- the gpr gene encoding GPR endopeptidase: MINLSNRYTDLAIEAHEIFMNSSEAKQQAQEGQTPPGVVIENAGDEDVKITRVRITSRTGEASIGKPMGNYITLEIPELKDNNEDVNKKTIDAMARELRDMLKLKEGSTTLVIGLGNWNVTPDALGPKVVSNLMVTRHLLQYVPEHVDEGVSPVCAISPGVLGITGIETGEIVRGVVDRLKPDALIAIDALAARSMERVSTTIQIADTGIAPGGGVGNKRMELSEQTLGMPVVAIGVPTVVDAATLTNDAMDLVIDSLMNESPKDSGFYNTLKDIDRDQKYELIKEALNPFVGHLIVTPKEIDDIISRVSKVVANGLNMALHQGITLDDVGRYIN, translated from the coding sequence ATGATTAATTTGTCCAACAGGTATACAGACCTTGCCATTGAGGCACATGAAATATTTATGAACAGCAGTGAAGCAAAGCAGCAGGCCCAGGAAGGCCAAACACCTCCCGGAGTGGTTATTGAAAATGCCGGAGACGAGGATGTAAAGATTACAAGAGTGCGTATTACTTCACGTACAGGAGAAGCTTCCATCGGAAAACCTATGGGAAACTATATAACTCTTGAGATCCCTGAATTAAAGGATAATAATGAGGATGTAAATAAAAAGACTATTGACGCTATGGCAAGAGAATTAAGGGATATGCTGAAGCTGAAAGAAGGCTCTACTACCCTTGTTATTGGGTTGGGAAACTGGAACGTTACTCCTGATGCATTGGGACCGAAGGTCGTTTCAAACCTGATGGTAACAAGGCATCTGCTTCAATATGTACCTGAACATGTTGATGAGGGGGTTAGTCCTGTTTGTGCAATTTCACCGGGAGTATTGGGCATAACTGGAATTGAGACCGGCGAAATTGTAAGAGGCGTCGTTGACAGACTTAAACCTGATGCCTTGATTGCGATAGATGCTCTTGCTGCAAGAAGCATGGAGAGGGTTAGCACTACCATTCAGATTGCAGATACGGGTATTGCACCGGGAGGAGGAGTTGGAAACAAGAGAATGGAGCTAAGCGAGCAGACTTTGGGGATGCCCGTGGTTGCTATAGGAGTGCCAACTGTAGTTGATGCGGCTACTTTGACAAATGATGCTATGGACCTTGTTATTGACAGCCTTATGAATGAATCACCAAAGGATTCCGGGTTTTACAACACTTTAAAGGATATTGACCGTGACCAGAAGTATGAACTTATCAAGGAGGCCTTAAATCCCTTTGTAGGCCACCTTATTGTTACTCCTAAGGAAATAGATGATATTATCAGCCGTGTTTCAAAGGTAGTGGCAAATGGGCTCAATATGGCTCTACACCAAGGAATCACACTTGACGATGTAGGCAGATATATTAACTGA
- a CDS encoding MATE family efflux transporter, translated as MENNIITKDTKSFYKMAFALVLPMAIQNLINVGITSIDVLMLGKVSETVLSAASLAGQVQFIMTLIFFGLTSGAAVLTAQYWGKGDTKSIEKIMGICMRFSLLVALFFTAVVLLFPAQVMTIFTNEAPVIAEGVKYLKIIALSYIFMSITMIYLNIMRSVERVIISTVVYLASLIVNLIIASSLIFGLFGLPKMGIVGAAIATLAARGVELLIVIIYHLKVNKLIKFKPSDLLVHDKLLFKDFLTYSIPVTINELMWGAGVATNAIVIGHLGSSVVSANSVAQITRQLATVIAFGLANATAITVGKAIGENNYEGAKNYANRFIKLSILAGIAGGVLILIARPFLMSTLNLTPITRGHLSVMMFVMSYFVVAQAYNTTLIVGVFRGGGDTKFGLFLDISTMWGGSILFGALAAFVFKWSVPVVYIILMSDEIIKVPLVLWRYRSLKWLRNVTRD; from the coding sequence ATGGAAAACAACATCATAACCAAGGATACTAAATCCTTCTACAAAATGGCTTTCGCTCTGGTTCTTCCTATGGCTATCCAAAACCTCATAAATGTAGGAATAACCTCAATAGATGTTCTTATGCTTGGAAAAGTAAGCGAAACTGTACTTTCTGCCGCTTCTCTGGCAGGTCAGGTTCAGTTCATAATGACGCTTATATTTTTTGGGCTAACTTCAGGTGCGGCAGTACTTACAGCTCAATACTGGGGTAAAGGTGACACCAAAAGCATTGAAAAAATAATGGGAATCTGTATGAGATTTTCTCTTTTGGTTGCACTATTTTTTACTGCAGTCGTATTACTATTTCCTGCACAGGTAATGACAATTTTTACAAATGAAGCACCGGTTATTGCAGAAGGTGTTAAATACCTAAAAATTATAGCATTATCATATATTTTTATGTCAATTACCATGATTTATTTGAACATTATGAGAAGTGTGGAACGTGTAATTATTTCAACAGTTGTATACCTCGCTTCACTTATTGTAAACTTAATTATTGCGTCATCTCTTATTTTTGGTCTTTTTGGTTTACCTAAAATGGGAATAGTTGGTGCAGCAATCGCAACCCTGGCTGCACGTGGAGTTGAATTATTAATCGTAATCATATATCACTTAAAGGTTAATAAGCTGATTAAATTCAAGCCATCCGATTTATTGGTACACGATAAATTATTATTTAAGGATTTCTTGACTTATTCAATACCCGTAACAATAAATGAGCTTATGTGGGGTGCAGGTGTCGCTACCAATGCGATTGTAATAGGACATCTGGGGAGTTCTGTAGTCTCGGCAAATTCCGTAGCCCAGATTACCAGACAGCTTGCTACAGTCATAGCATTTGGTCTCGCAAATGCAACAGCCATAACTGTCGGTAAGGCAATCGGAGAAAATAATTATGAAGGTGCAAAAAATTATGCAAACCGTTTTATAAAGCTAAGTATACTTGCAGGTATAGCAGGAGGGGTTCTTATACTCATTGCAAGGCCTTTTCTTATGTCAACACTTAACCTTACTCCCATAACAAGGGGGCATTTATCGGTTATGATGTTCGTCATGTCCTATTTCGTGGTAGCACAAGCCTACAATACTACCCTTATAGTTGGTGTTTTCCGCGGTGGCGGAGACACAAAGTTTGGCCTATTCCTTGATATATCAACCATGTGGGGTGGTTCAATTCTATTTGGTGCATTGGCGGCTTTCGTTTTCAAATGGAGTGTACCTGTTGTCTACATAATTCTGATGAGTGATGAAATTATTAAAGTTCCTCTGGTTTTATGGAGATATAGAAGCCTTAAATGGCTTAGAAATGTGACAAGGGACTAG
- the ligA gene encoding NAD-dependent DNA ligase LigA, with amino-acid sequence MADKIQLMKDKIKILNKAAKAYYQENTEIMPNIEYDKLYDELLELEKETGVVLSNSPSIHVGYELLSNLPKEHHEKPMLSLDKTKDVDTLKEWIGSQKGILSWKLDGLTIVLTYQDGHLLKAVTRGNGEVGEVITNNAKVFRNLPVTIAYKGTLILRGEAIIRYSDFIKINNEIEDVDAKYKNPRNLCSGSVRQLNNKVTSERNVYFFAFSLVKADNVELGNSRASQMNWLKNQGFDIVEFKEVTSTDIEETVQWFSQNIEANDLPSDGLVLTFDNIAYGESLGSTAKFPRDSIAFKWRDEIKETTLLHIEWSASRTGLINPIAIFEPVELEGTTVSRASIHNLSIMEGLQLGIGDTIGVYKANMIIPQISENITRSGMAPIPDECPVCKGKTEIKQENGVKTLYCVNNECLAKQIKSFTHFVSRDAMNIEGLSEATLEKLIAKGLIKELADLFHIEKYKNEIIEMEGLGEKSFNKLVASIDKARKTTAVRLLYSLGIPNVGLSNAKLICKYFKYDWNKIENADFTELIQIGGIGDIMAESFIRFFADEKKKVIVHDVLKELELEKVQLSQSEQIFENMNFVITGSVEKFKNRDELKDVIEEKGGKVTGSVTSKTNYLINNDNMSNSSKNKKAKELNISIITEAQFVEWLNNGVKPE; translated from the coding sequence ATGGCAGATAAAATTCAATTAATGAAAGATAAGATTAAGATACTTAACAAAGCGGCAAAAGCATACTATCAGGAAAATACTGAAATAATGCCCAATATAGAATACGACAAGCTTTATGACGAATTATTGGAACTTGAAAAAGAAACAGGTGTTGTTCTATCCAACAGTCCGTCTATTCATGTAGGATATGAACTACTGAGCAATCTGCCAAAAGAACATCATGAAAAGCCAATGCTGTCTCTTGATAAAACGAAAGATGTAGATACTTTAAAGGAATGGATAGGCAGCCAAAAGGGCATTCTTTCATGGAAACTTGACGGGCTTACTATTGTGTTGACTTATCAGGACGGGCATTTGTTAAAGGCGGTTACAAGAGGCAATGGTGAAGTGGGAGAGGTTATTACAAATAATGCAAAGGTATTCAGGAACCTGCCGGTTACCATAGCATACAAGGGTACGTTGATTTTGCGTGGAGAAGCCATTATCCGCTATTCTGATTTCATTAAAATAAATAATGAAATAGAGGATGTTGATGCAAAGTATAAGAATCCGAGGAACCTTTGCAGCGGGTCTGTAAGACAGCTGAACAACAAGGTTACATCGGAAAGGAATGTCTATTTCTTTGCCTTTTCTTTGGTGAAAGCCGATAATGTTGAGTTAGGTAATTCCAGAGCTTCTCAAATGAACTGGTTGAAAAATCAGGGCTTTGATATAGTGGAATTTAAAGAGGTAACAAGTACTGATATAGAAGAAACGGTTCAATGGTTTTCACAGAATATTGAAGCAAACGATTTACCGTCAGACGGGCTGGTACTTACATTCGATAACATCGCCTACGGGGAGTCGTTGGGTTCTACAGCAAAATTTCCGAGAGATTCCATTGCTTTTAAATGGAGGGACGAAATCAAAGAAACTACCCTTCTGCACATTGAATGGAGCGCTTCAAGAACCGGGTTGATAAATCCTATTGCCATTTTTGAGCCCGTTGAACTCGAAGGAACCACCGTAAGCAGGGCCAGTATCCATAATCTAAGCATTATGGAAGGTCTGCAGCTTGGAATTGGTGATACCATAGGTGTATATAAGGCAAATATGATAATACCCCAGATTTCTGAAAATATCACCAGAAGCGGTATGGCTCCCATACCTGATGAGTGTCCTGTTTGTAAGGGCAAAACCGAAATAAAGCAGGAAAATGGAGTAAAAACATTATACTGTGTTAATAATGAGTGTCTTGCAAAGCAGATAAAGTCATTTACGCATTTCGTCAGCAGAGATGCTATGAATATAGAAGGTTTATCCGAAGCCACTTTGGAAAAATTAATTGCAAAAGGCTTAATAAAAGAGCTGGCGGACTTATTTCATATAGAAAAATACAAAAATGAAATAATTGAGATGGAGGGCCTGGGTGAAAAATCCTTTAATAAATTGGTTGCGTCAATAGATAAGGCTAGAAAAACTACTGCTGTAAGGCTTCTGTACAGCCTTGGAATCCCCAATGTAGGTCTGTCTAATGCGAAGCTTATATGCAAATATTTTAAATACGATTGGAATAAAATTGAGAATGCTGACTTTACTGAATTGATTCAGATAGGCGGAATCGGGGATATTATGGCGGAATCATTTATTAGATTTTTCGCTGATGAAAAGAAAAAGGTTATAGTTCATGATGTTTTAAAAGAATTGGAACTTGAAAAGGTTCAGTTATCTCAATCAGAACAGATTTTCGAAAATATGAACTTCGTTATTACAGGTTCCGTTGAGAAGTTTAAAAACAGGGATGAATTAAAGGATGTCATTGAGGAAAAAGGTGGAAAAGTAACCGGCTCAGTTACTTCAAAAACCAACTACCTGATAAATAATGATAATATGTCTAACTCATCAAAGAATAAAAAAGCAAAGGAGTTAAACATAAGTATTATAACAGAAGCACAGTTCGTTGAATGGCTTAATAACGGGGTAAAACCTGAGTAG